One window of the Shimwellia blattae DSM 4481 = NBRC 105725 genome contains the following:
- the ytfE gene encoding iron-sulfur cluster repair protein YtfE: protein MAFREQALGELALTIPRASALFRKYDLDYCCGGKLTLEKAANRKSLDLDALEAQLAELAKTQPEKDWRAAPLAEIIDHIIVRYHDRHREQLPELIIQASKVERVHAAKPSVPRGLAKYLTQLHEELSSHMMKEEQILFPMIKQGMGAHATGPISVMESEHDEAGELLEVIKHVTDNVTPPPEACTTWKALYMGINEMIDDLMNHISLENNVLFPRALAGE, encoded by the coding sequence ATGGCATTTCGCGAACAGGCTTTAGGGGAACTGGCATTAACTATTCCGCGCGCGTCTGCGCTGTTTCGTAAATACGATCTGGATTACTGCTGCGGCGGTAAGCTGACCCTGGAGAAAGCGGCAAACCGCAAATCCCTGGATCTCGACGCTCTGGAAGCACAGCTGGCCGAGCTGGCAAAAACCCAGCCGGAAAAAGACTGGCGCGCCGCGCCGCTGGCTGAAATCATCGACCATATTATTGTCCGCTACCACGACCGCCACCGCGAACAGCTGCCGGAGCTGATTATCCAGGCCAGCAAAGTGGAGCGGGTACACGCGGCAAAACCCAGTGTGCCCCGTGGGCTGGCAAAATACCTGACGCAGCTCCATGAAGAGCTCAGCAGCCATATGATGAAAGAAGAGCAGATCCTGTTCCCGATGATCAAACAGGGCATGGGCGCTCACGCCACCGGGCCGATTAGCGTCATGGAAAGCGAGCACGACGAAGCCGGTGAACTGCTGGAAGTTATCAAACACGTGACCGACAACGTCACGCCGCCGCCGGAGGCCTGCACCACCTGGAAAGCGCTGTATATGGGGATCAACGAGATGATCGACGATCTGATGAACCACATCAGCCTCGAAAATAACGTGCTGTTCCCGCGTGCCCTGGCCGGTGAATAA
- the fklB gene encoding FKBP-type peptidyl-prolyl cis-trans isomerase, giving the protein MTTPSFDSVESQASYGIGLQVGQQLRESGLQGLLPEALVAGLRDALEGNSPAVPVDIVHRALREVHERADAVRRERQQELAAEGQKYLDENAKREGVNSTESGLQFRVLTQGTGAIPARKDHVRVHYTGKLVDGTVFDSSVARGEPAEFPVSGVIPGWIEALTLMPVGSKWELTIPQNLAYGERGAGASIPPFSTLIFEVELLDIL; this is encoded by the coding sequence ATGACAACCCCTTCTTTTGATAGCGTTGAATCCCAGGCGAGCTACGGTATTGGTCTGCAGGTGGGTCAGCAGTTACGTGAATCTGGTCTGCAGGGCCTGTTGCCGGAGGCACTGGTTGCTGGTCTGCGCGATGCGCTGGAAGGGAACTCTCCGGCAGTTCCGGTGGATATTGTTCACCGTGCTCTGCGTGAAGTGCATGAGCGTGCCGATGCGGTACGCCGCGAGCGTCAGCAGGAGCTGGCGGCAGAAGGCCAGAAATACCTGGACGAAAACGCCAAACGCGAAGGCGTTAACAGCACCGAGAGCGGTTTACAGTTCCGCGTGCTGACCCAGGGCACCGGGGCGATTCCGGCACGTAAAGACCATGTGCGTGTGCACTACACCGGTAAGCTGGTAGACGGCACGGTATTTGACAGCTCAGTCGCGCGCGGTGAACCGGCAGAATTCCCGGTCAGCGGTGTGATCCCGGGCTGGATCGAAGCACTGACCCTGATGCCGGTCGGCTCCAAATGGGAACTGACTATCCCGCAGAACCTGGCTTATGGTGAACGCGGCGCAGGGGCTTCCATTCCACCGTTCAGCACCCTTATCTTTGAAGTTGAGCTGCTGGACATTCTCTGA
- a CDS encoding AraC family transcriptional regulator, whose protein sequence is MQGVPEEFTDTRDRAQFRHLADIPGVELYHAHISRYAFEPHTHEAFGIGAIESGAERFRYRGSQHIAPSDSLVLMNPDELHTGQAETTDGWRYRMIYLEPQLLSGLAGSQNWWFNEVVRYDPLRARRVGALIFTLWHSQEALQQHGLLLELLDTVRPYSPGNSPRQPHASPRFTRVRDYLHDNYMHSITLDELAALLSLTPWHFQRQFKQQFHATPHQMLMAIRLWRAKQFLTRGMPAAEVAAACGLSDQSHLTRAFTRRYGITPVRYQKQVTR, encoded by the coding sequence GTGCAGGGTGTCCCTGAAGAATTTACCGATACGCGTGATCGCGCCCAGTTCCGGCACCTGGCGGACATTCCCGGCGTGGAGCTTTACCACGCGCATATCTCCCGCTACGCCTTCGAACCCCATACCCATGAAGCATTTGGCATTGGCGCGATTGAATCCGGCGCTGAGCGCTTTCGCTACCGGGGTAGCCAGCATATTGCCCCGTCAGACTCGCTGGTGTTAATGAACCCGGATGAGCTGCACACCGGGCAGGCTGAAACCACCGACGGCTGGCGCTACCGGATGATTTATCTGGAGCCACAGCTACTCAGCGGCCTGGCCGGTAGCCAGAACTGGTGGTTTAACGAAGTGGTCCGCTACGATCCGCTGCGCGCCCGCCGGGTGGGCGCACTGATTTTTACCCTCTGGCACAGCCAGGAGGCGCTGCAACAGCACGGGCTGCTGCTGGAGCTGCTTGATACCGTGCGCCCGTACAGCCCGGGAAACAGCCCGCGCCAGCCCCATGCCAGCCCGCGCTTTACCCGGGTACGCGACTATCTGCACGATAACTACATGCACAGCATCACCCTTGATGAGCTGGCGGCCCTGCTCTCCCTGACCCCCTGGCACTTTCAGCGCCAGTTCAAACAGCAGTTTCACGCCACCCCGCACCAGATGCTGATGGCCATTCGCCTGTGGCGGGCTAAGCAGTTCCTTACCCGGGGAATGCCTGCCGCAGAAGTCGCCGCTGCCTGCGGGCTGAGCGATCAGTCCCACCTCACCCGTGCGTTTACCCGCCGCTATGGCATTACCCCGGTGCGCTACCAGAAGCAAGTCACCCGTTAA
- a CDS encoding DMT family transporter → MDTAVSASIFSRKKIAFLSATLCCLLWGSSYPAIKNGYELFQIATDDIPSKIVFAGYRFLFAGLLLLLFAMAQSKPITRLSGRQFGQLTLLGLTQTSVQYAFFYVGLAYTTGVKGSIMNATGTFFSVLLAHFIYQNDRLTFHKSLGCIVGFLGVMLVNFNHSLMDFSFVWQGDGFVVLAAFILSAAMLYGKRISQTMDPTVMTGWQLGIGGAALVAGGYLTGGTLTVHSMTALAVLGYLVLLSSVAFALWSVILKHNRVSMIAPFNFVIPVAGTVLSAIFLGENILEWKYALALVLVCSGIWWVNKRG, encoded by the coding sequence ATGGATACCGCTGTTTCAGCCTCAATTTTCTCCCGTAAGAAAATAGCCTTTCTTTCGGCGACGCTGTGTTGTTTATTGTGGGGCAGCTCTTACCCGGCCATTAAGAATGGCTATGAACTGTTTCAGATTGCCACGGATGATATCCCCTCCAAAATTGTCTTTGCCGGTTACCGCTTTCTGTTTGCCGGGCTATTGCTGCTGCTGTTTGCCATGGCGCAGAGCAAACCCATTACCCGGCTTAGTGGTCGCCAGTTCGGTCAGCTGACACTGCTCGGGCTGACCCAGACCTCCGTACAGTATGCGTTCTTTTATGTGGGCCTGGCGTATACCACCGGGGTGAAGGGGTCGATTATGAATGCCACCGGCACCTTCTTCAGCGTGCTGCTGGCCCACTTTATTTACCAGAACGACCGGCTGACCTTTCATAAGTCGCTGGGCTGTATTGTGGGCTTTCTCGGGGTGATGCTGGTGAACTTCAACCACTCCCTGATGGACTTCAGCTTTGTCTGGCAGGGTGACGGCTTTGTGGTGCTGGCGGCGTTTATTCTCTCTGCGGCGATGCTCTACGGTAAGCGTATCTCCCAGACCATGGATCCCACCGTAATGACCGGCTGGCAGCTTGGTATTGGCGGTGCCGCCCTGGTTGCGGGCGGCTATCTGACCGGTGGCACGTTAACCGTTCACAGTATGACGGCGCTGGCGGTGCTGGGGTATCTTGTCCTGCTGTCTTCGGTGGCGTTTGCCCTGTGGAGTGTTATTCTGAAACACAACCGGGTGAGCATGATTGCGCCGTTTAACTTTGTTATTCCGGTGGCGGGAACTGTCCTGTCGGCCATATTCCTCGGGGAGAATATTCTCGAATGGAAATATGCCCTTGCCCTGGTGCTGGTGTGCTCCGGGATCTGGTGGGTCAACAAGCGGGGCTGA
- the rpsR gene encoding 30S ribosomal protein S18, producing the protein MARYFRRRKFCRFTAEGVQEIDYKDIATLKNYITESGKIVPSRITGTRAKYQRQLARAIKRARYLSLLPYTDRHQ; encoded by the coding sequence ATGGCACGTTATTTCCGTCGTCGCAAGTTCTGCCGTTTCACCGCGGAAGGCGTTCAAGAGATCGACTATAAAGATATCGCAACGCTGAAAAACTACATCACCGAAAGCGGTAAGATTGTCCCAAGCCGTATCACCGGTACCCGTGCAAAATATCAGCGTCAGCTGGCTCGCGCTATCAAACGCGCTCGCTACCTGTCTCTGCTGCCGTACACTGATCGCCATCAGTAA
- a CDS encoding hemolysin family protein, producing the protein MLNSILVILSLIAISAFFSISEISLAASRKIKLKLLADEGDINAQRVLKMQENPGTFFTVVQIGLNAVAILGGIVGDAAFSPLFRDILLKVASPELAEQLSFILSFSLVTGMFILFADLTPKRIGMVAPEAVALRIINPMRFCLLVFRPLVWFFNGLANMIFRLFKLPMERKDDITSDDIYAVVEAGALAGVLRKQEHELIENVFELESRTVPSSMTSRENIVWFDLQEDEQSLKNKIADHPHSKFLVCKDDIDHIIGYVDSKELLNRVLGNQSLALNSGVHIRSALMVPDTLTLSEALESFKSAGEDFAVIMNEYALVVGIITLNDVMTTLMGDLVGMGTEDQIVARDENSWLVEGGTPIDDVMRVLDIDEFPQSDNYETIGGFMMFMLRKIPKRTDFVKFSGYKFEVVDIDNFRIDQLLVTRLESRPIALAPKLADPATPQPEAE; encoded by the coding sequence ATGTTAAACAGTATATTAGTTATACTTAGTCTGATTGCTATCAGTGCGTTCTTTTCGATCTCTGAGATCTCGCTGGCCGCCTCCCGTAAAATTAAACTTAAACTGCTGGCGGATGAGGGCGACATCAATGCACAACGGGTGCTCAAAATGCAGGAGAACCCGGGCACATTTTTTACCGTGGTGCAGATTGGCCTCAACGCGGTGGCTATCCTCGGTGGTATCGTCGGTGATGCGGCGTTTTCTCCGCTCTTTCGCGATATTCTGCTTAAGGTCGCCTCGCCAGAGCTGGCGGAGCAACTGAGCTTTATCCTCTCCTTCTCTCTGGTCACCGGGATGTTTATCCTGTTTGCCGACTTAACCCCGAAACGCATCGGTATGGTAGCGCCTGAAGCGGTCGCTTTACGTATCATCAACCCGATGCGCTTCTGCCTGCTGGTGTTCCGCCCGCTGGTCTGGTTCTTTAACGGGCTGGCCAATATGATTTTCCGTCTCTTCAAACTGCCAATGGAGCGCAAAGACGATATTACGTCTGACGATATCTACGCCGTTGTTGAGGCCGGGGCCCTTGCCGGTGTGCTGCGCAAGCAGGAGCATGAGCTGATTGAAAACGTCTTTGAGCTGGAGTCGCGCACGGTGCCCTCTTCCATGACCTCGCGGGAGAACATCGTCTGGTTCGACTTGCAGGAAGATGAGCAGAGCCTGAAAAACAAAATCGCCGATCACCCCCACTCCAAATTCCTGGTGTGTAAAGACGATATCGACCACATCATCGGTTATGTGGACTCTAAAGAGTTACTGAACCGGGTGCTGGGCAACCAGAGCCTGGCCCTGAACAGCGGTGTCCATATCCGCAGCGCACTGATGGTGCCCGACACGCTGACCTTGTCTGAAGCCCTGGAGAGCTTTAAATCCGCCGGGGAAGATTTCGCGGTTATCATGAACGAGTACGCGCTGGTGGTGGGGATCATTACACTTAACGACGTGATGACCACCCTGATGGGGGATCTGGTCGGCATGGGCACGGAAGATCAGATTGTCGCCCGTGACGAAAACTCCTGGCTGGTAGAGGGCGGCACCCCGATTGATGACGTGATGCGCGTCCTGGACATTGACGAGTTCCCGCAGTCTGACAACTATGAAACCATCGGTGGTTTTATGATGTTTATGCTGCGCAAAATCCCGAAACGCACGGATTTCGTTAAGTTTTCCGGGTATAAGTTTGAGGTGGTGGATATCGATAACTTCCGTATCGATCAGCTACTGGTGACCCGGCTGGAAAGCCGCCCGATTGCGCTGGCCCCCAAGCTGGCAGACCCGGCGACACCACAGCCTGAGGCGGAATAA
- the rplI gene encoding 50S ribosomal protein L9: protein MQVILLDKVANLGSLGDQVNVKAGYARNFLVPQGKAVPATKKNVEYFEARRAELEAKLADVLAAAEARAEKINALETVTIVSKAGDEGKLFGSIGTRDIADAVTAAGVAVAKSEVRLPNGVLRTTGDHDVSFQVHSEVFAHLNVLVVAE, encoded by the coding sequence ATGCAAGTTATTCTGCTTGATAAAGTAGCAAACCTGGGTAGCCTGGGTGATCAGGTTAACGTTAAAGCGGGCTACGCTCGTAACTTCCTGGTACCGCAGGGTAAAGCTGTTCCTGCTACTAAGAAAAACGTTGAATACTTCGAAGCACGCCGTGCAGAACTGGAAGCCAAACTGGCTGACGTTCTGGCTGCTGCTGAAGCCCGCGCTGAGAAAATCAACGCACTGGAAACCGTTACCATCGTGTCTAAAGCAGGCGACGAAGGTAAACTGTTTGGTTCCATCGGTACTCGCGACATCGCTGATGCAGTCACTGCTGCTGGCGTTGCCGTTGCGAAAAGCGAAGTTCGCCTGCCGAACGGCGTTCTGCGCACCACTGGTGACCACGATGTGAGCTTCCAGGTTCACAGCGAAGTGTTCGCACACCTGAACGTGCTGGTTGTTGCTGAATAA
- a CDS encoding DMT family transporter, translating to MLSGVGYALLAGLMWGLIFVGPLIVPEYPALLQSFGRYLALGLIALPIGWLGRKRLKQLSLSDWFTALKLSTVGNIVYYLCLASAIQRTGAPISTMIIGTLPVVIPVCANLVYTRRDGQLPWGRLLPALVIMLLGLVLVNSAELRQGGPGFSWWRYLSGIALALVSVASWAWYALRNGRWLRENPDKNPLMWATAQGLVILPFSLLGYALSCLWLGHSTPDFALPFGPRPAVFIVLMLAIAVLCSWLGNLCWNIASQRLPTVLVGPLIVFETLAGLLYAFLLRHQMPPLMTLCGIGCLIAGVVIAVRVKPRPVQALVVPAEKPCNSKGV from the coding sequence TTGTTATCAGGTGTGGGCTACGCCCTGCTGGCGGGGCTGATGTGGGGGCTGATTTTTGTCGGCCCGCTGATTGTGCCGGAATACCCGGCGCTGCTGCAGTCATTCGGGCGCTATCTGGCTCTGGGGCTCATCGCACTGCCTATTGGCTGGCTGGGGCGTAAGCGCCTGAAGCAACTGAGCCTCAGCGACTGGTTTACCGCCCTTAAGCTCTCCACGGTGGGGAATATTGTCTATTACCTGTGCCTTGCCAGCGCCATTCAGCGCACCGGTGCCCCCATCTCCACCATGATCATTGGCACCCTGCCGGTGGTTATCCCGGTGTGCGCGAATCTGGTCTACACCCGGCGCGACGGTCAGCTGCCCTGGGGGCGCCTGCTCCCGGCGCTGGTTATTATGTTGCTGGGGCTGGTGCTGGTTAACAGCGCGGAGCTGCGCCAGGGGGGGCCGGGCTTTTCCTGGTGGCGCTATCTGAGCGGTATTGCGCTGGCGCTGGTGTCCGTTGCCAGCTGGGCGTGGTACGCCCTGCGTAATGGCCGCTGGCTGCGGGAAAACCCGGACAAAAACCCGCTGATGTGGGCCACCGCCCAGGGGCTGGTTATTCTGCCCTTCTCGCTGCTGGGATATGCCCTGAGCTGCCTGTGGCTGGGCCACAGCACGCCGGACTTTGCGCTGCCTTTTGGCCCGCGCCCGGCAGTGTTTATTGTGCTGATGCTGGCCATTGCCGTGCTGTGCTCGTGGCTGGGAAACCTGTGCTGGAATATTGCCAGCCAGCGCCTGCCAACCGTGCTGGTGGGGCCGCTTATCGTCTTTGAAACTCTGGCGGGCCTGCTGTATGCCTTTTTACTGCGCCACCAGATGCCCCCGCTGATGACCCTGTGCGGCATCGGCTGCCTGATTGCTGGCGTGGTGATTGCCGTGCGGGTGAAACCCCGGCCGGTACAGGCGCTGGTGGTGCCCGCAGAAAAGCCCTGTAACTCAAAAGGGGTATAG
- the rpsF gene encoding 30S ribosomal protein S6 — MRHYEIVFMVHPDQSEQVPGMIERYSAAITGAEGKIHRLEDWGRRQLAYPINKLHKAHYVLLNVEAPQEVIDELETTFRFNDAVIRSMVMRTKHAVTEASPMVKAKDERRERREDFANETSDDAEAGDSEE, encoded by the coding sequence ATGCGTCATTACGAAATCGTTTTTATGGTCCATCCTGACCAGAGCGAACAGGTTCCGGGCATGATCGAACGTTATTCTGCTGCCATCACTGGCGCAGAAGGCAAGATCCACCGTCTGGAAGACTGGGGCCGCCGTCAGCTGGCTTACCCGATCAACAAACTGCACAAAGCGCACTACGTTCTGCTGAACGTTGAAGCTCCGCAGGAAGTTATCGATGAGCTGGAAACAACTTTCCGCTTCAACGATGCCGTTATCCGCAGCATGGTTATGCGTACCAAACACGCTGTGACTGAAGCGTCTCCGATGGTTAAAGCGAAAGACGAACGCCGCGAGCGTCGTGAAGATTTCGCTAACGAAACCTCTGATGATGCTGAAGCTGGGGATTCTGAAGAGTAA
- the cycA gene encoding D-serine/D-alanine/glycine transporter: MVDQVKVATAAQPPEEHALRRNLTNRHIQLIAIGGAIGTGLFMGSGKTISLAGPSIIFVYMIIGFMLFFVMRAMGELLLSNLEYKSFSDFAADLLGPWAGYFTGWTYWFCWVVTGMADVVAITAYAQFWFPGLSEWIVSLAVVLLLLSLNLATVKMFGEMEFWFAMIKIVAIVALIIVGLVMVLTHFTSPSGVEASFAHLWNDGGWFPKGISGFFAGFQIAVFAFVGIELVGTTAAETRDPEKSLPRAINSIPIRIIMFYVFALIMIMSVTPWSSVVPSKSPFVELFVLVGLPAAASIINFVVLTSAASSANSGVFSTSRMLFGLAKDGAAPKSFARLSRRAVPATGLTFSCICLMGGVVLVYLKPDVMAAFTMVTTVSAILFMFVWTIILCSYLVYRKQRPELHAKSIYKMPLGKLMCWVCMAFFVFVLVLLTLEEDTRQALMVTPLWFIILAAGWVYIGRQRLANSGK, encoded by the coding sequence ATGGTAGATCAGGTTAAGGTCGCGACAGCGGCTCAGCCCCCCGAGGAGCACGCGCTCCGCAGAAATCTCACAAACCGGCATATTCAGCTTATCGCCATCGGCGGTGCCATCGGCACGGGGCTGTTTATGGGATCCGGTAAAACCATCAGTCTGGCCGGGCCGTCGATTATCTTCGTCTACATGATAATCGGCTTTATGCTGTTTTTCGTTATGCGCGCCATGGGAGAGCTGCTGTTATCCAATCTGGAGTACAAATCTTTCAGTGATTTTGCTGCCGATTTACTCGGCCCCTGGGCCGGGTATTTCACCGGCTGGACCTACTGGTTTTGCTGGGTCGTGACCGGTATGGCGGATGTGGTGGCGATTACCGCCTATGCGCAATTCTGGTTCCCGGGGTTGTCGGAGTGGATTGTCTCGCTGGCGGTGGTGCTGTTGCTGCTGTCGCTTAACCTCGCCACGGTGAAAATGTTCGGCGAGATGGAATTCTGGTTTGCGATGATAAAAATCGTGGCGATCGTGGCCCTTATCATCGTGGGCCTGGTGATGGTGCTGACCCACTTTACCTCCCCCTCCGGGGTTGAGGCCTCCTTCGCCCACTTATGGAACGACGGCGGCTGGTTCCCTAAAGGGATAAGCGGCTTCTTTGCCGGGTTCCAGATTGCGGTGTTTGCGTTTGTGGGGATTGAGCTGGTGGGAACCACGGCGGCGGAAACCCGGGATCCGGAAAAATCACTGCCCCGGGCGATAAACTCGATTCCAATCCGGATCATCATGTTTTATGTCTTTGCGCTCATCATGATTATGTCTGTCACCCCGTGGAGTTCGGTGGTGCCGAGCAAGAGCCCGTTTGTGGAGCTGTTTGTGCTGGTGGGGTTACCGGCGGCAGCCAGTATCATTAATTTTGTGGTGCTGACATCGGCGGCATCTTCAGCAAACAGCGGGGTGTTCTCCACCAGCCGGATGCTGTTTGGCCTGGCCAAAGACGGCGCCGCGCCGAAAAGTTTTGCCCGCCTCTCCCGGCGTGCGGTTCCGGCAACCGGGCTGACCTTCTCCTGCATTTGTCTGATGGGCGGTGTGGTGCTGGTTTACCTGAAACCGGACGTGATGGCGGCCTTTACCATGGTGACCACCGTGTCGGCCATCCTGTTTATGTTTGTCTGGACGATTATCCTCTGCTCGTACCTGGTGTACCGTAAGCAGCGCCCGGAGCTGCATGCGAAGTCCATCTATAAGATGCCGCTGGGCAAACTGATGTGCTGGGTGTGTATGGCGTTCTTTGTGTTCGTGCTGGTGCTGCTCACCCTGGAAGAGGATACCCGTCAGGCACTGATGGTCACGCCTTTGTGGTTTATTATTCTGGCCGCAGGCTGGGTGTATATCGGCAGGCAGCGCCTGGCGAATAGCGGGAAATAA
- the cysQ gene encoding 3'(2'),5'-bisphosphate nucleotidase CysQ: MLEQICQLARDAGDAIMQVYQGEQPLDATRKADDSPVTAADIAAHQVILRGLQMLTPDIPVLSEEAPQPWDERQHWQRYWLVDPLDGTKEFLKHNGEFTVNIALIERGKPVLGVVYAPVKKVMYSAENGKAWKEECGIRKSIKARDGRPPLVVVSRSHMDDELNDYLAELGDHQTVSVGSSLKFCLVAEGEAQLYPRFGPTCVWDTAAGHAVAVAAGAQVHDWQGRTLDYTPRESFLNPGFRVSVF; encoded by the coding sequence ATGTTAGAACAAATTTGCCAGCTGGCCCGGGACGCGGGTGATGCGATTATGCAGGTCTACCAGGGGGAACAACCGCTGGATGCCACCCGCAAAGCGGATGACTCACCCGTAACGGCGGCGGATATTGCCGCGCATCAGGTGATTTTACGTGGCCTGCAAATGCTGACCCCGGACATTCCTGTCCTGTCCGAAGAGGCGCCCCAGCCCTGGGATGAGCGCCAGCACTGGCAGCGCTACTGGCTGGTTGATCCGCTGGATGGCACTAAGGAGTTCCTCAAACACAACGGCGAGTTTACGGTCAATATTGCCCTGATCGAGCGGGGTAAGCCGGTGCTGGGGGTGGTATATGCGCCGGTCAAAAAAGTGATGTACAGCGCTGAGAACGGCAAAGCCTGGAAAGAAGAGTGCGGAATACGCAAATCGATCAAAGCCCGGGATGGCCGCCCGCCGCTGGTGGTGGTGAGCCGCTCCCATATGGATGATGAGCTTAACGACTATCTGGCCGAGCTTGGCGATCACCAGACCGTTTCGGTGGGTTCATCGCTGAAGTTCTGCCTGGTGGCGGAGGGGGAAGCGCAACTCTACCCGCGCTTCGGGCCTACCTGCGTGTGGGATACGGCCGCAGGGCACGCGGTTGCCGTTGCGGCCGGGGCGCAGGTCCATGACTGGCAGGGCCGGACCCTGGACTATACCCCCCGGGAGTCGTTCCTTAACCCCGGGTTCAGAGTGTCGGTTTTCTAG
- the priB gene encoding primosomal replication protein N — translation MVNRLALSGMVCRAPLRKVSPSGIPHCQFVLEHRSVQEEAGFNRQAWCQMPVIVSGHENQAITHSITVGTAVTVTGFVCSHQARNGLSKLVLHAEQIELIDSGD, via the coding sequence ATGGTTAACCGCCTGGCGTTGTCCGGCATGGTATGCAGGGCTCCGTTACGTAAGGTCAGCCCGTCAGGAATTCCACACTGCCAGTTCGTGCTTGAGCATCGTTCTGTGCAGGAGGAAGCCGGTTTTAACCGGCAGGCGTGGTGTCAGATGCCGGTTATTGTTAGCGGGCACGAGAACCAGGCCATTACTCACAGTATAACGGTCGGTACGGCAGTCACGGTCACTGGGTTTGTTTGCAGCCATCAGGCGCGCAACGGGCTGAGTAAACTGGTACTGCATGCCGAGCAGATTGAATTGATAGATTCTGGAGACTAG
- a CDS encoding YtfJ family protein, translated as MTLRHLITLAALLFPLAVSAHDFTENQRVPPVGIADKGELLLDNGNFSYRPWNSAQLAGKVRVIQHIAGRSSAKEENAALIEAIKSAQLPHDRYQTTTIVNTDDAIMGTGMFVRSSIEGSKKQYPWSQFIVDSQGVAKQKWQLKSGGSAIVVLDNSGRVQFVKDGPLSGPEVQQVMTLLRKLLH; from the coding sequence ATGACCCTGCGACATCTGATAACCCTGGCGGCCCTGCTCTTCCCGCTGGCGGTCTCTGCCCATGATTTTACTGAAAACCAGCGTGTCCCCCCGGTGGGCATTGCCGATAAAGGCGAGCTGCTGCTGGATAACGGCAACTTTAGCTACCGTCCCTGGAACAGCGCCCAGCTGGCGGGAAAAGTGCGGGTTATCCAGCACATTGCCGGGCGCTCTTCGGCCAAAGAAGAGAATGCCGCGCTGATTGAAGCCATCAAAAGTGCTCAGCTTCCCCATGATCGCTACCAGACCACCACCATCGTCAACACTGACGATGCCATTATGGGCACCGGGATGTTCGTGCGCAGCAGTATAGAGGGCAGTAAGAAGCAGTATCCGTGGTCGCAATTTATTGTCGACAGCCAGGGGGTGGCGAAGCAGAAATGGCAGCTGAAATCCGGCGGCTCGGCCATCGTGGTGCTGGACAACAGCGGCCGGGTGCAGTTTGTTAAAGACGGCCCGCTGAGCGGGCCGGAGGTGCAGCAGGTCATGACGCTGCTGCGCAAGCTACTTCACTGA
- a CDS encoding LysM-like peptidoglycan-binding domain-containing protein: MRFAIKPVLLRIWHAPDNFTLMDPLPLAHRRGIFAGVLLILLGLLLPAGSDPAPSAERSGTLDYSTQPQPDPQIAASNQYAPQQVAPVDPQPVSEPPEDDSAQASTQYQPPAATQPTRRVQTTIQGRSQQPAIPYQGESEDPRWRSYALESGKTLAQLFRDNNLPPADVYAMAQVQGSGNPLSNLKSGQTVQIRQNDSGVVIGLALEVNGQQVVFSRLSDGSFVRTR; this comes from the coding sequence ATGCGATTCGCCATTAAGCCTGTGCTGCTGCGCATCTGGCATGCGCCGGATAACTTCACGCTGATGGATCCATTACCTCTGGCGCACCGCCGCGGCATTTTTGCCGGCGTGCTCCTGATACTGCTTGGTTTACTGCTCCCTGCCGGTAGCGATCCTGCGCCCTCTGCTGAGCGCAGCGGCACGCTGGACTACTCGACCCAGCCGCAGCCGGATCCACAAATAGCCGCCAGCAACCAGTACGCACCGCAGCAGGTGGCCCCGGTCGACCCTCAGCCGGTCAGCGAACCACCGGAAGACGACAGCGCCCAGGCCAGCACACAATACCAGCCCCCGGCGGCCACCCAGCCCACCCGGCGGGTACAGACCACCATTCAGGGGCGATCGCAGCAACCGGCTATCCCGTATCAGGGGGAAAGTGAAGATCCACGCTGGCGTAGCTACGCGCTGGAGTCCGGCAAGACCCTGGCCCAGTTATTCCGGGATAATAACCTGCCCCCGGCAGACGTTTACGCCATGGCGCAGGTGCAGGGCAGCGGCAACCCGCTCAGTAATCTGAAGAGTGGCCAGACTGTCCAGATCCGCCAGAACGACAGCGGCGTGGTTATCGGCCTTGCCCTGGAGGTGAACGGCCAGCAGGTGGTCTTCAGCCGCCTGTCAGACGGCAGTTTCGTGCGTACCCGCTAA
- a CDS encoding DUF1107 domain-containing protein — MKIFQRYNPLQVAKYVKILFRGRLYIKDVGAFEFDKGRILIPKVKDKLHLSVMSEVNRQVLRLQTDMG; from the coding sequence ATGAAAATTTTCCAGCGTTACAATCCCCTTCAGGTGGCAAAGTACGTGAAAATCCTGTTTCGTGGACGGTTGTATATCAAGGACGTTGGCGCGTTTGAGTTTGACAAGGGCAGAATCCTCATTCCGAAGGTGAAAGATAAACTGCATTTGTCGGTGATGTCTGAAGTTAACCGCCAGGTTCTGCGTCTGCAGACAGATATGGGTTAA